The genomic region attaatgacataattttcattttttgttgatCTAACCCTTTAAGTCTAGGTTGAAACTGTCTTCATGTCTGTGGTCTCTtatggttttaaaataaattaagatttgAAATTCGTTTGTGTCCCAGGCCTAAATTATTCAAAACATCTTTAGAAATGTAATTCCTGAAACTCTCATTGTATTTTCAATATCATGTGCTGTATATCTTCTCCCTCCACTACTTGAACTGATTAAATGAACTGATATGTTGTGCAAAACTGCTATTGTGTGAAAGGCCATGAAGTCAGCTCATAAATAAACTCATGCATGGATGTAGAGCAGTATTGGAAAATTAATTTAGGCTACAGCAAGTCTCCAAACATTTTCCTGTCAGTATCATTTATTTATGGAATACTGAACGTGGCTGTTTTCAAGCAATGTTTTAAATTTGATCCCATTTATCACTTATTTAGCATATTTTCAATGATTCATTTCTGACTGCAATATTTGCAAAATGTATAAAGGCATAACACATTTTGAGGGAACAATCTGTTATTTTGGTAGCCGAAAATGAAATACAAAGTGATTtagaaagattaaataaaatagaaattatttaataaaaaggcATATCATCCATTTTACATTTCATGTGCATACTAATTTGGTTTGAAATGGAGTGTTCATAAATCATTATTGTCTACCAAATAGTTGCATTTATGCTTCAGCAGACCAGCAGACCGCAAAAACAGTCCCGAATTTGTCTCTTTTTCTCTTGTCTTTTGTtttctaaacaaataaaaatttaaaaaagtttagttttatttatagttataaATCCTGAACCAATCAAATAAAAATGGATGAAAGTTGAAAAGCCTAACCCAATCACACAATGGTCACAAAAAATTtacattatctttattttattcttttatcagTAACTTTGTCAGTTACACAATTTATATTATTGAAATGTATACGTCTTTAAAAGAGATCATTAAAACTACAACAACCACAATCCTGTGCATACGTCATAAACGCGCGCCGGTCCGCTACTTTCGAAGTTCAACATTTAAAAGGTATGTAGTGTTTACTTTGTATCAAAGTCGTGTCTCGTAGTGTTTTATCTTATGTTGTTTGCTCAGAGGTGTTTTGGACAGAAAACATAGATAAAGAACTGTTGTTATTTAGTGCTATATTAGTTTTATAATACGTTTGAAATTGACAGCTGGAGTGAACTGTGACCCAAATAACAAGATCATTTGTTTGTggtgctttattaatatttttttttttctccgagcATCGCATATTGTGTCATTATAAAGTAGATAGGCCTACATGTTTCAGTGTGTTTCCTCCACTCCTACAcagtataatatttttaaagtatttatttcacGTGTTTATTTATGAACAGAATACATTATGGCTCTGGCAGGAGTGCGTGTAATAGAGCTCGCGGGACTGGCCCCTGCACCCTTCTGCGGGATGATACTGGCGGACTTCGGTGCAAGAGTGATCCGGGTAGATCGGACGAAGGGGACAATGACTGTAGATACTCAGGCAAGAGGCAAACGATCAGTGGCCTTGAATCTGAAGAATCCCAAAGGTGTGGCTGTTTTCAGAAGACTGTGTGTCCAGTCAGATGTGCTTCTGGAGCCCTATCGTAAAGGTCAATGTCTTAATTAAAAGAAGGAAACATGACTCCACTTTCACATGGTTAATTCTTATAATGTTCTACATATGTCGACAGAGCATCTTCCAGTTAATCAACTTCTAGCAAACCAACGTTCTTCCATTTTAATGCAAGATTGTACAGCATGTTGTAGCACAATTAGTTCTTTTTGTTTCCGAATTAATTACTCTTTGTTTTTTAAACCATTAACCTCTGGCCATATTGtttattttgtctaaatacaTTCACTTGCTTTAATGAAAGCATTGTTGATtaacgtaaataaataaataaataaaaatgtccctGACTTAAATTTACAATTGCGATTTCTTTCCTGATTTTACATCCAAGCACGAATTATTAGctaccttttaacctctggtcttctaaattcaaatttatttaccTGCAAGGCTTTTTTCTTTTCATGCTTCGATGTTATATCTCTCTCCGGTATAATTAAGGTGTTATGGAGAAGATGGGATTAGGTCCTGCAGATTTACTAAAAGAGAACCCGCGCCTGATCTATGCACGACTCACAGGCTACGGTCAGAGCGGATCCTACGCCAAGGCTGCCGGCCATGATATCAACTATCTGGCCATGTCAGGTAAACACCAGTGTTAAACCGCTACAGAGGAGCCTGACTAGTAAGCTTTCCCCAGACTGCCTTTAGGCGCAGTGGTTGTAAAACAGAGAAGATTAGAGTCATGTGAAGTTCAAAATATCTTTGGTGGAAAACTTTTCTTCCACTTTTTATACAAACAGAGTCAGTGTGTCCTCCACACTAAGACATGACTGTGAACCAGCCCTTCTCAGATTGCATGCAGACTGAAGCCATGTGGACCAGTGTGGGTCTGTgatgttattaattaaaataatttcaatgcaAATTAAGCTGTGTTGATCTTTGATCATGAGaggatttttaaattatttttctttttgaatattttatgaTTTACACATAGCTCCAGAGGCGCCAAGTCCATTCAAATGTGCCCTCTCAGATTTTTGAGCCAAATAaattttgaatgcagcttcctAAAAGACTtccaaaaaattacatttgataatAACGTTCTACAATTTGTAGGTACATTATTAACAGTGCCCCAAAACTGTCGTCTTTAAGGGAATTTCTGAGggttttttttgctaaaaaaagaTCAGTTGGCCTGGTTGGAGTTTTTGCATACGCATGCATGATGGGTACTCAGTCCAAACTTTTACTGAATATCTATTTTTAGCATATTGTGTAACTGACTGCTGCTGATCAACCAATAAGATAAGGTGCAGTTTTAGCCTAGAGGCGTCCAGtgctaatattttaaattaatttgtttctgTTAGCCGCAGAATATGTGGAAGCCTGAAAAGATGCAGGAATTACAGGCCTAATGAGTACACTATATATTCAGGCATTGCGAgagaaaatgcattaataatgtaTGTTTCCACTTTGAAATCATCATTTTAATCTGAATACAATGCAGTCATTATTACAATAAaagctttataaataataatagttagtGTATACTGAAAATTCATTTTAAGCTGCTTTGGATACAAAATATCCATAAAATAAAGCCATACTGTGCATCAGTGTTGCTTTCATGCAAAAAGACGATACCTGATTTTGAACCATTGATGTGTCAAATAACAGTTTTATTGGTGTCAAGGAACCTTGCCAGACTATAACTGTGAACTACTGTACATTGCCATGGTTCTGTTGCGTTCTTTTCATTCAGGTGCTGTCAATAGTTTGTGAAGGTCAAGTCTGGCCCAACGTTTGGCCCTTTTTTGAGCCCTTTGTTGTCTATTTGCTGTGACATTATGTTTGCAAACAGTACAATGCACATTTGTTACCTTATTATCAGTAAGTCTATGTGTGTTAAATCTGAATTATTTAATGCTTTCCTTTgtgataattgttttatttttgttcatccGCTACACTATTCTTAACACCACTGAACAGAAGCACAGAGGTTGTGCTCTAATGATCGCATGTGAGGCAGTTGGCATAATTGGTGATATTTTTAGCTGACCtttaactgtaatttaaaaataactgttacaGTAATTATTCAGCTATTCTTCATTATACAGTTCTCAACATGTCTATATCCTTCTCTGTCTGTAATAGGGTTACTGTCCATGCTGGGCCGCAGCTCAGAGAAACCCTACGCTCCACTGAATTTGGTGGCAGACTTTGCTGGAGGAGGTCTCACGTGTGCTTTTGGGATTGTGTTGGCTCTCCTGGAAAGGAGCAGGTCAGGACAAGGCCAGATCATTGATGCCAGCATGGTAAGATACAGCACTTCGTCTTAAAATGGGTTTCTGCTTAcaaatttttattaacttttcttTGAAATACCAATAGAACAATTTCCTGTTTCCTACAGACTCTTTTGGGCTGGTAAAGCTAAAGTTAAAGAGTTACAGGAAAAAGGAGGAATTGTGCTGACTTGCTTTAATTCCCTACCATCAAAGTTTTATCCTACTGAGGGTGTTGTGAAATTGTTTTCTCCCCACAGTGCTAAAAAAAACGTTTTGAGCAAGCACTGCATTGAATAAGGGAATTATAAGCCTTGTTTATCTCAATAAGATCACCCCATGTTCTGACCAGCCTGTCAATAGTTTTCTGCAATCTGGATTTTCCAATAATTGCTCGGTTTTTTCCTTTCAAGTTGCTTATATTGGCAAAATCTATTTTCATTCCCACAGCTATTTGTGAGTACTGTTAGAATGGTTATTTTCCATGTAAGGATTACCCAGTAGGTAAGGAAAAGCTAATATCATAGTCTTGCCTGTCCATTGGGTCCTTGAGAAACTAAACGTGCCTCCAAATCAGTGTACTGTaattcattttgaaaaaaaatcaagaaactaAATTGTTTATCTAGGTATTCACTGATAATATGCGTTTGAATTTGGACTTGAAATATTCGGCTGCAAGGCTCATCATTAATGCTCGCTAACCAATAAAGTATAATAACTAAGGAGTAGGTCGCTTAACCATGAGAAATTACAATCTTGATGTTATTTTACAGCTCACTGAGATTCTCATACTGCATTCCCTATATTTGTAAtactttgtaatatatatatatatatatatatatatatatatatatatatatatatatatacatgcatacatacatgcatacatatgttATGACATGAAAATGAGCAAGcagtgggaaaaaaattaaatgcaagttaatttatatagcactttctaCAATATTGATATAAAGCAGCAAATCACAGAAAATGCTTGTTTCAGTGTTACATTTAGGACGTATTCTGTATTAGAAAATATCAAAGCAATATTCATACGGAAGTAATATATAGTATAAGACATTTTATGtggttaaaaagtcatttattcagTTAAGCAGATGCAACATGTTTGGCAGCAATTACAACCATAGTTGGCATCAATCTGAAGTATTTGCAGGGTGACTTAACATTTAAGTTGTATTTGATTATAATTAATTAAGTGAGTAATTCATTTAGGTTTTTCTGGTGAATCATTTAGCACACATAAAGGGTTGTTAAAACCGCTAGGGTCTAGTTCACACTTGCGGCATTAAATCTCTGTGCTAACCCTGTTGGTGTTTGTTGAAGCAGTTGGGGAAAAAAGCAGTTTAAGGTTTGTTGGCACAATGTTCACACTACACTGGGTTCAGCTGAAAAATAATGGCGTTTAGCAATTGCTATTCTGCTTCTgttaattaaacatgacattatgACATTATATGTGCATTTTTATGCATTAGAAAACCTCAACCAGACAGTGGAGCTCTAATTCAACTGAGGTTATGTAGTTTGttctaacacagtctgatctcCGCCACTTTAAACCCTTAAGGAAATAAGCTGTGGTAAACATAAAACTTAATATGTGACCATTCAATATTTAAGCTCCTCTCACATCAGCAATTCAGACCTGGAGCAGAGCTGCAGTGCTAGTGGAGAGTTTCTCCTGATAGCCGCGTGTGCGCCAAGCTAATGTTAGTGATTGTAATGATGATTGTAGTGCAAATGAACTCTGCAATTATTCACAGTGGTGTATTCAAAAGCTGCTGCAACTGTGATGGATATGTAACTATTGCTGCTtaaagtatatactgtatatatattattatttttacttatttttactgtaaatacatgtgcatgtgtgtttatggATGGTTGTATGTATTATAAACATattggtcttttatttatttattttagtgtatgTTGAAATAGGATGtataatgacaataaagattCTAATGTCAGTGTGGGCAGGAGCTGTGAAAATGATGATTAGATGTTTGTCTGTTAGGCAGTAAAGATATCTGAAGCACGTTCCTGTGAGAGTCACCTTGCCACTCTTTGATAACATGTGGTTTGATACTGACAGCCGCTTTTAGCAATGTCAGTGTTATTAACACGCAAGGCGGCACATTGCTTTTATTATAAACTGCAAACGTTATGCTTTATGcaaagtttttcatttaaatgcttaTTGGAAATTTAAAAGGCGGCCTGGGTGTTTCATTAGCTATTCATTTGTTTTGGGGTTATGTTACTATGTTTCAGTTTATATCCTAAATAGTGTTTGACCACTGTCATCTTCACATTGACATCCAAATAAGTCATAGGCAACAAGTGAGTTAACACACTTTACATTAACTCATTATTTTTCAGAGCTATAGAGCTAAATATTCTACTTTGCTCCACATGTCTTTCTCTGACCAAAATGAAAGGTGGAagtgtgaggggaaaaaaaaaaaaaaacccggaaaAAAAATGTGAACACTCATTCAGTATTAGGCCAAGCGACTAGCGGGAGAGTGACTTCTTTGTGGTCAGGCCAATCATGGGCTCAAATAGAAACCCAGATTGTCAAAGTCTCTTTGAAGGCTGGGTTCACTGGGGATTATATGAAGTATATCCACATTAAAGTTAATTTGGCAAGGTCACAGTCTTtgaaatgcatatatatttatttttatgcatgagTCTGGAGGATTTGACCCACAAACATTTCTTTTCATGTGTGAAAATGTTTCTGGAACACTTGCTACAGACCCTTTAACCTCAGGCTTGATGCCAAATTTATCATTCAGAAAAGATTAAGTTCAAGATCTAAGTGCTGTtattctttaaaggggtcatattatacATATTTGACATAAGTCTACTCGTGCTAGTAAGTTTATTTGTGTGAGATAGTCATATTCTAGATTTCATTGCCAGTTTCACTCTTTCTCTGAAATAAACAgcctgttttttatttaattctttattgTTTTGTGAAATGTCCCCAttgcatttgaaattataaacaaTATGTATTGCTTTCTGTGCAGCTGCCTTTGAGAGTTTATTGTTGTTTCAAATATAGTTTTTACCTTACCCTTCTTTTAATACCAGCCTTTTGTGAAGACTACAGTATTAATATACCATACAAACTCTTTAAATCACACTAAAAAGATCAGGGaccttgttaaaaataaatgctatcaATTTTTTATCAGCAAGGATGgtcatgtatttaataaattctgCATATCGCTGCAAAAGTaactaaattttttatatttattatcaattaATGCTTTTTGTGGACTGAGGATGAAATATGTGAGGGTTACATTATGTTTTCATATGGACATCAAGCTTTATTATgtataaaagataaaagacatttTGATTACTCATGATATGGTTGCTTTCTAGTCCTGCTGTGCCCTGGATGTAGAAATTCAACTACTGACAAACCTCTACAGAAATGAAGGTTGTGTTTTACTGTGGTGTGCTTAAATTACAAAGATGCTTAAATCTTCCCCTGTCGTACCACATTTCTATCTTGTTCATTGCATTCATGTATGTAAGTTAACTATATGTGATTATCTGCACCATGTGCTTCATATGAAGTTATTGTAAACTGAATCTGATGAACATGTATAACAACTACAGTTTTAATAAAACTCTGTTTTATGTGCAGGTGGAAGGTGCAGCATATGTCGGCTCCTTCATGTGGAAGTCCCGTAGCCTCGGCCTGTGGAATCGTCCTCGTGGGGAAAACATGCTGGATAGTGGCGCTCCATTCTATGATACGTACCGTACGTCTGATGGAAAGTATATGGCAGTGGGAGCGATTGAACCTCAGTTCTATCAACAGCTTATTAAAGGTCTGTGCATTATATTTCTTCTTAATATATTCCTGTATGTCATCTTCTGAATACGGTGGATGTTCTCATTGTGTGAACGGTGATATGAATGCTTGCTGTCTTCTTCAGGATAGTTTTCAGAtgtaatatattatgtaatataatatatatatattataaattgtaaaaatataatatatatatgtgtgtgtgtatatatatatatatatatatatatatatatatatatatatatatatatatatatatatatatatatatatatatatatatatatatatatatatatatatatttttttttaaattgtaaaaatatcatatattaaaaaaaataatatatatatttctttttttttcttatttctatagatttttttttcttttataatttttgGTATTATTTTCTtgatctttttaaatatttattctattattttggAATTTTatggtgttattttttttttttagcttagctCTGTGTGTTACTTTCTGCTTTTCATTCATCTGAAATAAAACTATAACCCCAGTGACATCTCAGTACAATTAACCACAAGATTCTCAGGGTCGCATTTGTCTACATGGCTGTCAATTTTGCATAGGCATGTAGACATTTGGGAAAAGCCACAGGATGCTTCATTAGTATGTGCATAGGTGTTCCCCCTATGACCCGATGACCCAAGTGCTAATGCCGCGTACTTAATCTTGCTTTGAAACCATAATGACTCTATTGCTATTCATGTTTGGCCCTCAAAAGAAGAAAGTCTCCTAATAAGTCACCTACTGTGGCCAGTGCAATGTACTAATGGCTTCTGTATTCAAAGTCTTTCATGATCTCTTTGATCTTTGTCCTCTAAACTCCTTTATTGATTTCCTCGCCTTTTTTATCTTCATTATCTAATTCACCACAGGTCTGGGCTTGGATGATGCTGACCTGCCCGCACAAATGAGTGTATCTGATTGGCCGCAGCTCAGGCAGACATTCACCCGGGTGTTTGCAACCAAGACACAAGCAGAGTGGAGTCAGATTTTCGATGGGACAGATGCCTGTATCACCCCTGTGCTGTCACTGGATGAGGTACTCTCTCACCCCCACAACCAGACCCGGGGGTCGTTCTTTAAGGACTCTCAGGGGGAAATTTGCCCCCGACCTGCACCCGTTCTGTCCCGCTCCCCTGCAGAGCCCTGCCTCTCCCGGGACCCCTTCATCGGAGAGCACACTCGCTCTGTGCTGAAAGAGTATGGGTTCGAGCAAGCGCAAATAGAACAGCTCTTGTCTGCTGGTATCATAGAGTGTAACGAAGTTAAAGCGCGGCTATAAATCAAAGACTGACTGGAGAATCATTACACTTTGTGGCCAGCGATGCAGAGAAGGAATCTGATCACTTGGACTCCTCTGTCTCGTTGAGTGAGTGTGAGGGGGCATTTGAGAACAAAATTACGCTCCCTTGTGAATAAGTGGATGCTGCTGTGGAAGTGGTCTGAATGAGTCTGGGCTTTTAAGTTAAAATGTCCGAATATTTCAACTCTCATTTGTAATCGCTGTAGAGAGAATCAAGTGGGATTTAATTAAAGCCTATTAGAAATATTCTGTGTTAATTTTAACATCCCTATTTTTTGTCAGCAACCTCATTCTACAAAGATATTTAATATTGAGTCATTTTTTAAGACTGTTCTGAATTAATAATAGGATTGTGAGGGCATTTTATTTgtagtggataaaagtgtaccaCTTTTGGTTCTGAATTGAAATCCTTGACTAATAAGTGCCTTTAGCAAGAATAGCTGAGTGTGAGTCATAGACTAATTAATATTTGCCTTTACCTATTTGCTAGGCAGCGTTGATGAGCCAAGATAATAGTATTAGGATAAAACCAATTAATGATTAAGCTTAAGATAAAGTTATCTGTTGTGATATCGCATTCGCTATTTGTATAAAATGTAACACTTGGTGAACATGGTAGTGGCCTTATAATGATACAGATAGCTGTTTTATGGCCTGTATTTAGTcagttagttttgtttttgtcactTAAGGCCAATTCAATTGGTCAGCTCTTATTTTTGCCTATTGAATTGGTGTTTTTGGGTGTTGAAATGACGTACTGTAATCTGGGGACCATTGTATTGGTATGCATATGTTGGTGCAGTATAAATTATGCTTTACTTTtaaaaaccgtaatattgtgaaatattattgtagtttaaattaactttaaatagctttaaattgtttaaatctgCTTTAAATATCCCTGTGATGGAAGTTGGATTTtctacagccattactccagtcttcagtttcacatgatccttcagaaatcattcttatatgcttatTTGGTGTTCAATAAACatgtgttattattatcaatgttgcagACCATTGTGCTGCTTGATCGTTTTTGTGGAAAaagatacatattttttttcatgaatagaaatttcaaaagaatggCATTCATTtgacagaaatcttttgaaactttttaaatgtcttcactgtcattttgattgaattgaaacttactgaacccaaacttttgaacagtagtgtttttCAAATTTAGAAAATAGATTTTATAGAGCAAGACATATTTTCTTATGCTTGAAGATTGTGATAGAATCATATTTTGTGAAATTTATTAAAACTTGACTTTACACTTTAAAGACTGTTTGGCTTCAAACAATACTTCTCTTGATAACATTCTGATTCATCCTTATAGTAATCCCACTGAATGAGTTGCTGAATGATGTTTCCTAGCTACTCGAGTCTGAAATCGATTCTCATTCACGTAGAGATATGTGATGAATGTGGCTTTTTAATCCATGTGGCACCATCTGACCGGTTCCCTGTGATCCACAGCTTGACCTCTATAGATAAAGtccaagagagacagagagagagagagagagtgtatgatGTTCGGTGACACACTCACATGACTATTGAACAGACTCTGTGAATGTCTCATGACACATTTGAGACCAAAGGAGTAGAGGTTAGTCGTGTGAATGGAGAAGGAACATGAAGTGGGCATGTGTGCCTTGACTATAAATGCATTGCCTTTTCGTCTTCCAACACCACTGAAGCCATCTCCTGAGGAATCACATGGTACATCACTTGATTTAACTAACTGGTCATCTCATTATGCAAGACCACAAAACAATGTTTGTTAGGtctccatttacattttttcttccaTTTAAATTTTCCTAAACACTATATGGTTCTTATTATCTGATAGCTGATTTGCTATTACAGTAAGTATGAATTGTTGGTTGTGTTTTGCACTGATATTCTGTTGTAACCCAGTAGGAGGAAGAGAAGAACAACCACAGATTGTAATCTGTTTCATGTGCTTATGACAACTCCCCCAGTGGCCTTTGGCAACAATGCTTACTTAACTGGATACAAAAACGAGGAAAAAAGGCAAGGTTTCTTCCATGATCCCAACCAGACAAACTCTTCCTTTTCTTCTCAGCTCAGCTGACATTGTAAATACTAGTTTTGATCTTTATCGCTCAGCTATGCAGTAGGAATGA from Carassius carassius chromosome 47, fCarCar2.1, whole genome shotgun sequence harbors:
- the LOC132131010 gene encoding alpha-methylacyl-CoA racemase-like, producing the protein MALAGVRVIELAGLAPAPFCGMILADFGARVIRVDRTKGTMTVDTQARGKRSVALNLKNPKGVAVFRRLCVQSDVLLEPYRKGVMEKMGLGPADLLKENPRLIYARLTGYGQSGSYAKAAGHDINYLAMSGLLSMLGRSSEKPYAPLNLVADFAGGGLTCAFGIVLALLERSRSGQGQIIDASMVEGAAYVGSFMWKSRSLGLWNRPRGENMLDSGAPFYDTYRTSDGKYMAVGAIEPQFYQQLIKGLGLDDADLPAQMSVSDWPQLRQTFTRVFATKTQAEWSQIFDGTDACITPVLSLDEVLSHPHNQTRGSFFKDSQGEICPRPAPVLSRSPAEPCLSRDPFIGEHTRSVLKEYGFEQAQIEQLLSAGIIECNEVKARL